One window from the genome of Echinicola vietnamensis DSM 17526 encodes:
- a CDS encoding capsule assembly Wzi family protein, whose protein sequence is MKGKQLLFFAIFCLFINIKLKGQGIPSGYPIFEEAIRRHQLSSKFDSSYSFNLRPIQMPIKRDSKSKENYDLFQFGSSNYLNNEKELKGKYLFVLPIRNSIKFTSKRPYGYGDGVMIPSVGFQNLFSAGVFLKFKFLSVQLYPEFVFAENKKYDGLPIGYSDAFYKARYINWNLGDTPERIGKIGYSKFGLGQSKISLNYGAFEVGVASQNIWWGPGQFNALIFSNNADGFPHLTFNTTKPAKTLVGNFEGQILMGKLTNSGTEPSQINELNDKYYDPLPNDDKYLNGIMISYNPKWIPGLFLGFTRTYQQYFEDNDGSFKYYFPIFETFTKNKLFEGGNSVEYDGRRQDQQISIFGRYNLSKAKAEIYFEFGRRDHAYNWREFILNPEHARAYLLGFKKLFSLPVKNKFLQVRGEMLQQQGSINGLIRYKNSSGGAWSTHYQLRGFVNNGQPLGGGIGTGSNSQNIEISLIEDLNKFGLLFERIANHQDVYYLGLGMQEEKQPWVDLSLGFLFDYQWDRFLLSSRLQMINGLNYQWQLDPASTEEFPVGKDKFSVFAQAHLIYLLK, encoded by the coding sequence ATGAAAGGTAAACAACTCTTGTTTTTTGCAATATTCTGTTTGTTCATAAACATTAAGTTAAAGGGGCAGGGTATCCCTAGTGGGTATCCTATTTTTGAAGAAGCTATAAGAAGGCATCAACTAAGCAGTAAATTTGATTCGTCTTATAGTTTTAATTTGCGACCAATTCAAATGCCTATAAAAAGAGATAGTAAGAGTAAAGAAAATTATGACTTGTTTCAATTTGGAAGTAGCAATTACCTGAATAATGAAAAGGAATTAAAAGGGAAATATTTATTTGTATTACCAATAAGGAATTCAATAAAATTTACTTCAAAAAGACCTTATGGATATGGAGATGGAGTTATGATTCCAAGTGTTGGATTTCAGAATTTATTTTCAGCAGGAGTATTTTTAAAATTTAAATTTTTAAGTGTTCAGCTATATCCTGAATTCGTTTTTGCGGAAAACAAAAAATATGATGGCCTTCCAATTGGGTATTCAGATGCATTTTACAAGGCAAGATATATAAATTGGAATCTAGGGGATACACCGGAGCGTATTGGAAAAATAGGTTATTCTAAATTTGGATTAGGGCAATCAAAAATTTCATTGAACTATGGGGCTTTTGAGGTTGGAGTAGCCTCACAAAATATTTGGTGGGGACCAGGACAGTTTAACGCTTTAATTTTTTCCAATAATGCAGATGGGTTTCCACACCTAACCTTTAATACAACTAAACCAGCCAAAACTTTGGTTGGGAATTTTGAAGGACAAATTTTAATGGGGAAATTAACTAATAGCGGTACCGAACCTTCTCAGATAAATGAGTTAAATGATAAATATTATGATCCGCTACCTAATGATGATAAATACCTAAATGGTATAATGATTAGTTATAATCCTAAATGGATACCAGGCTTGTTTCTCGGTTTTACAAGAACATATCAGCAATATTTCGAGGATAATGACGGATCTTTTAAGTATTATTTCCCCATTTTTGAGACTTTCACCAAAAACAAATTATTTGAGGGGGGGAATAGTGTTGAATATGATGGTAGACGCCAAGATCAACAAATTTCAATCTTTGGACGATATAATTTAAGCAAAGCTAAAGCTGAAATTTATTTTGAGTTTGGACGTCGTGATCATGCATATAATTGGAGGGAGTTTATATTAAACCCTGAGCATGCACGAGCTTATTTATTAGGGTTTAAAAAATTATTTAGTTTACCAGTCAAAAATAAATTTTTACAGGTGCGTGGTGAAATGTTACAGCAACAGGGATCTATTAATGGATTGATTAGGTATAAAAATAGTAGTGGAGGGGCATGGAGTACTCATTATCAGCTTAGAGGTTTTGTTAATAATGGCCAACCTCTTGGTGGTGGTATTGGAACAGGCAGTAATTCCCAGAATATTGAAATTTCATTAATAGAGGATCTTAATAAGTTTGGGCTTCTTTTTGAAAGAATAGCTAATCATCAAGATGTTTATTATCTAGGATTAGGGATGCAAGAAGAAAAGCAACCGTGGGTAGATTTATCGCTAGGATTCTTGTTCGACTACCAATGGGATCGGTTTTTACTGAGTTCCCGTTTACAAATGATCAATGGCTTGAATTACCAGTGGCAACTAGACCCGGCAAGCACGGAAGAGTTTCCTGTGGGAAAAGATAAGTTCAGTGTGTTTGCACAAGCGCATTTGATTTATTTGTTAAAATAG
- a CDS encoding NAD-dependent epimerase/dehydratase family protein: MISIIGGSGFIGTRLSNRLISSGKDIVIIDKRSSGTFPDLWKYSDVREFDVLSKAIQGDVIINLAAEHRDDVTPLSLYDEVNVEGAKRVCEVAEEKGINRIIFTSSVAVYGFAPIGTDESGDINYFNDYGRTKYLAEQVYKEWQKRDSQNRTLVIVRPTVVFGEQNRGNVYNLLKQIASGKFMMVGNGENVKSMAYVENVAAFLEYSLDFKSGIHIYNYIDKPDFTMNTLVKKVFKALGKEEKVGIRIPYSIGYGMGKILDLGAKISGKKLPISSIRVKKFCSNTSFNTSIVKSGFEAPVSIEEGLSQTIKYEFVDRKKGEVFFTE; the protein is encoded by the coding sequence ATGATTTCAATAATAGGTGGTTCTGGATTTATAGGGACTAGGTTATCAAATAGACTAATATCATCGGGAAAAGATATAGTAATCATTGACAAAAGGTCAAGTGGAACATTTCCAGATTTATGGAAATACTCAGATGTAAGAGAATTTGATGTTTTGTCCAAAGCTATTCAAGGGGATGTAATAATTAATTTAGCAGCAGAACACAGGGATGATGTAACACCTCTTTCGCTATATGATGAAGTAAATGTAGAAGGAGCAAAGAGAGTTTGCGAAGTTGCAGAAGAAAAGGGAATAAATCGTATAATTTTTACAAGTTCTGTAGCTGTGTATGGCTTTGCTCCCATTGGAACAGATGAATCTGGTGATATAAATTACTTTAATGATTATGGAAGGACAAAATATCTAGCAGAACAAGTTTATAAGGAATGGCAAAAGAGAGATTCTCAAAATAGAACTTTGGTAATTGTTAGACCGACGGTGGTATTTGGTGAGCAAAACAGAGGGAATGTTTATAACTTACTTAAACAAATTGCATCAGGCAAATTTATGATGGTGGGTAATGGAGAAAATGTTAAATCGATGGCCTATGTAGAGAATGTTGCAGCTTTTCTTGAATACTCTCTTGATTTTAAATCTGGAATTCATATATATAATTATATTGATAAACCTGATTTTACCATGAATACTTTGGTGAAAAAAGTATTTAAAGCATTAGGAAAAGAAGAAAAGGTGGGAATTAGAATTCCCTATTCAATTGGATATGGAATGGGGAAAATATTAGATTTAGGAGCGAAAATTTCAGGTAAAAAACTTCCTATTAGCTCAATTCGAGTGAAAAAGTTTTGCTCTAATACAAGTTTTAATACTAGTATTGTTAAATCAGGGTTTGAAGCTCCGGTATCCATTGAAGAAGGTCTATCACAAACAATTAAATATGAATTCGTAGACCGAAAAAAGGGAGAGGTGTTTTTTACCGAATAG
- a CDS encoding glycosyltransferase family 2 protein, producing the protein MKVSIITPLFNGENFISETIESVISQTYTDWEMIIVDDGSQDKGPEIVKSFAKNDKRINFFRNEENCGPAISRNKAIEMANGRFIAFLDSDDRWTSQKLEKQISFMHNEDIPFSYTCYKMVNENGKYLGEKIPPIKVDYKKMLESNYIGCLTAVYDSHKVGKVYMPNILKRQDYGLWLNLLKKVKYAYCINEVLAEYTIRSSSVSSNKIKLIRYNWELFRNVEKLSFTRSVYYLCKNILNKFRK; encoded by the coding sequence ATGAAAGTGTCTATTATAACACCATTATTCAATGGTGAGAACTTTATTTCTGAGACAATTGAGTCAGTGATTTCCCAAACTTATACCGATTGGGAAATGATAATAGTAGATGATGGTTCTCAGGATAAAGGTCCAGAAATTGTGAAGTCTTTTGCCAAAAATGATAAAAGAATTAATTTCTTTAGAAATGAGGAAAATTGTGGGCCAGCTATCAGCAGAAATAAAGCAATAGAAATGGCAAATGGGCGTTTTATTGCTTTTTTAGATAGTGATGATAGATGGACATCTCAAAAGTTGGAAAAACAAATTTCATTTATGCACAACGAAGATATACCTTTTTCATATACATGTTATAAGATGGTAAATGAAAATGGAAAATATTTGGGTGAAAAAATACCTCCAATAAAAGTAGATTATAAAAAAATGCTCGAGTCCAATTATATTGGTTGTTTAACTGCTGTATATGACTCACATAAGGTTGGAAAGGTTTATATGCCAAACATCCTAAAACGACAAGATTATGGGCTTTGGTTAAATTTATTGAAAAAGGTTAAATATGCTTACTGTATAAATGAAGTCCTAGCAGAATACACTATTAGATCCAGTTCTGTTTCTAGTAACAAAATTAAATTAATTAGATATAACTGGGAGTTGTTTAGGAATGTTGAAAAATTAAGTTTTACAAGATCTGTATATTATTTGTGTAAGAATATTTTAAATAAATTTAGAAAATGA
- a CDS encoding glycosyltransferase family 4 protein, which yields MSKNILLVSFVVSNKGHGREYLTNIANLTSKSSNVSVFVPSDTDLQKELSSEITVYKSRYGYGAIEREKYKKYGKLSQVIRGGARVRDSLSIYKDLISLIKKSDFDIIHILDSEYISLLSFLNSINEEGKIYITLHASDFYFNSFTFGSIYKSCIRKLLNRSFNKVNGVICHGDWIKDRLQKSFPSVSERILALNYPSQVYKNLSSKSLIRENLRIPKDKTLVLFIGMIRRDKRIEIALETISLLSEEYCLLIAGNPTDYSLSDIDYLIDKYKVGHKVVTDLGFLQKNKFEEYFSISDVLLSCHSKTFPSASGPVSDARTYGLPVVVSPGGQLQYYVESSKVGVVSNGFAAKDYARAIEVIKGEKNQIRESIVEASREYSWDSFVNRQVNFY from the coding sequence ATGTCAAAGAATATATTGTTAGTCAGTTTTGTTGTCAGTAATAAAGGGCATGGAAGAGAATATTTGACAAATATTGCTAATTTAACTTCAAAAAGTTCTAATGTTTCAGTGTTTGTTCCTTCAGATACAGATTTACAAAAGGAATTGTCTTCAGAGATAACTGTTTATAAAAGTAGATATGGATATGGTGCAATTGAAAGGGAGAAGTATAAGAAATATGGAAAATTATCGCAAGTAATTAGAGGGGGAGCGAGAGTTAGAGATAGTTTATCTATCTATAAAGACTTGATATCTTTAATTAAAAAATCAGATTTTGACATTATTCATATTTTGGATTCTGAATATATTTCACTTTTAAGTTTTTTGAATTCAATAAATGAGGAAGGAAAAATTTATATTACACTACATGCTTCTGACTTTTACTTTAATAGTTTTACTTTTGGTTCCATTTATAAATCATGTATTAGAAAATTGTTAAATCGGAGCTTTAATAAAGTTAATGGAGTAATATGTCATGGGGATTGGATAAAGGATAGGTTACAGAAATCATTTCCTTCTGTCTCCGAAAGAATTTTAGCATTAAATTACCCTAGCCAAGTATATAAGAATCTATCTTCTAAAAGTTTGATAAGAGAAAATCTTAGAATACCAAAGGATAAAACTTTGGTATTATTCATTGGAATGATCAGAAGAGATAAAAGAATTGAAATAGCCCTAGAAACCATTAGTTTACTTTCTGAAGAATATTGTTTACTAATTGCAGGTAATCCGACTGATTATTCCCTGTCAGACATTGATTATTTGATTGATAAATATAAGGTAGGCCATAAGGTAGTTACTGATTTAGGCTTTTTGCAAAAAAATAAATTCGAGGAATATTTTTCTATTTCTGATGTACTGTTATCGTGTCATTCTAAAACATTCCCTTCAGCAAGTGGTCCCGTTAGTGATGCGCGGACCTATGGTTTACCTGTAGTTGTTTCTCCTGGAGGACAACTACAATATTATGTTGAGAGTTCAAAGGTTGGAGTAGTTAGTAATGGATTCGCTGCAAAAGATTACGCAAGGGCTATTGAGGTAATAAAAGGTGAAAAAAATCAAATAAGAGAATCTATTGTTGAAGCATCTAGAGAATATTCATGGGATTCTTTTGTAAATCGTCAAGTTAACTTTTATTAA
- a CDS encoding glycosyltransferase family 4 protein yields MILQICSYYPSNVIHGILFSEIDKVYEQHIHVPMLKSRYEDWNKKNFVCLQQGEIFYSPSWNPFDRINYRSRINKSLESISVDYNKLKLIHAHTWFVDGGVAYEIFKKFNIPYVITVRNSDINSIYKWRIDLRGVAYEILKSAKKIIVLSPSYKLKLLDLLPKNESDKIVHKIEVVPSGLKSKWLQNNDNLEKDTSRINFLSVGRIVPGKNFDKLIEAYNSVNIKNKGDLYIVGFENLSKFEIKLKSKYSLDPNVKLLDRINDFEELINIYKRCHVFVLPSKRESFGLVYIEALSQGCPIIYTKNEGVDGFFNKEDMIGISVEADSIYSIKSAMEEVANNFSSFSTNTVNVSKRFSIGKVAGRVVSIYNKSIKE; encoded by the coding sequence ATGATACTTCAGATATGTTCGTATTATCCCAGTAATGTTATCCATGGAATACTATTCAGTGAAATAGATAAGGTTTATGAACAACATATTCATGTCCCTATGTTAAAGTCGAGATATGAAGATTGGAATAAAAAGAATTTTGTTTGTTTACAACAAGGAGAAATATTCTATAGCCCATCGTGGAATCCTTTTGATAGAATAAATTATAGAAGTAGGATAAATAAGTCGTTAGAGAGCATCAGTGTTGATTATAATAAATTAAAATTAATACATGCACATACTTGGTTTGTTGATGGTGGTGTTGCTTATGAGATATTTAAGAAGTTTAATATTCCATATGTCATTACAGTTAGGAATTCTGATATAAATAGTATTTACAAATGGAGGATTGACTTACGAGGAGTGGCCTATGAAATACTCAAAAGCGCCAAGAAAATTATAGTTTTATCTCCTTCCTATAAGTTAAAATTGCTGGATTTGTTGCCTAAAAATGAATCAGATAAAATTGTACATAAAATTGAAGTCGTTCCTAGTGGATTAAAAAGTAAATGGTTACAAAATAATGACAATTTGGAGAAAGATACAAGTCGGATCAATTTTTTAAGTGTAGGAAGGATAGTGCCAGGAAAGAATTTTGATAAATTAATTGAAGCTTATAATTCAGTAAATATAAAAAATAAAGGTGACCTGTATATTGTTGGTTTTGAGAATCTTTCAAAATTTGAAATTAAATTAAAAAGTAAGTATTCCTTGGATCCAAATGTTAAATTACTGGATAGGATAAATGACTTTGAGGAACTAATTAATATTTATAAAAGATGTCATGTGTTCGTTTTACCTTCAAAAAGGGAGTCTTTTGGTTTGGTTTATATTGAAGCACTGAGTCAGGGATGTCCAATTATATATACAAAAAATGAAGGTGTTGATGGCTTTTTTAATAAAGAAGATATGATAGGTATAAGTGTAGAAGCAGATAGTATTTATTCGATTAAATCAGCGATGGAAGAAGTTGCTAACAATTTCAGCTCGTTTTCTACTAATACCGTCAATGTTTCAAAACGTTTTAGTATTGGAAAGGTAGCAGGTAGAGTTGTTAGTATATATAACAAGAGCATTAAAGAATAG